Below is a genomic region from Microbacterium sp. LWO12-1.2.
AGCGCACGAGCCTTGTCATCGCTGGTGAGGGCGGCGATCGCGCGGGACGCTTCCTTTGCGCGCTCGAGACGCACCTGAGGGGTCTGGTCGGTCATCCGCCCAGTCTAGAGCGTGGGCGAGGGCCAGGATCGGAGCATGACGACCGCGGGAAGCGGTCAGACGGCCGGCTCGAACCAGGTGCCGATCTCGGCGCCGGCCAAGGCCTTGTCGACCAGGTCGGCACTGGTGACGAGTACGCCGATCCCCGACGCGGCAGCGAGCCGGGCTGCGGACACCTTGGTCGCCGCTCCCCCGGTTCCGACGCTGTTCACGACGGTGGCACCGAACTCCAGCCCGCTCAGATCCGCATCCGCGGCGATGATGTCGATCGGCTCGGCACCGGGATCGGTGGGCGGCTTCGTGTACAACGACTCGATGTCGCTGAGCAGGATCAACGCGTCGGCCTGGATCAGCTGTGCGACGAGAGCGCCGAGACGGTCGTTGTCGCCGAACCGGATCTCCTGCGTCGCGACCGTGTCGTTCTCGTTCACGATCGGGAGGACGCGCAGTCCCATCAGCCGTTCCATCGCTCGGCGCGCATTGCTGCGCGACGTCGGGTTCTCGAGATCACCGGTCGTCAGCAGCACCTGGCCGGCGACGATCTGGAAGGGCCGCAGAGACTCCTGATACCGGTACACGAGCATCGTCTGGCCGACCGCCGCGGCGGCCTGCTGCGTGGCGAGGTCGGTGGGCCGCGCATCGAGCTGCAGGAACGGAATACCGGTGGCGATCGCACCGGACGAGACGAGCACCACCTCGGCGCCGCGCGCGTGCGCAGCAGCCAGCGCCTCGACGAGCACCGGGATGCGCCAGGATGACTCACCACTGATCGAGGACGATCCCACCTTCACCACGATGCGTGACGCGGTGGCGAGATCGGCCCGCGATCGTGCGGTCACTCCTCGTCTCCCCGGTAGGCGGCGAGACGCTGAGCTTCCACCTCTGCTCGGGCTTCGGCCTTGGCGTCCATGCGCTCGTAATAGGTCTCACGACGCTCGGAGGTGGTGCGGCGCGCGTTCGGGGCGAGTCGGGGGTCGGTGCCTCGCGGTGCCGTCATGAGCTCGGCAGCCGAGGTCATCGTCGGCTCCCAGTCGAACACGATGCTGTCGGCTTCGCCGATCACGACGGTGGAGCCCTGAACGGCTCCGACGCGGAACAGCTCATCCTCGACGCCGAGACGCTCCAGGCGGTCGGCAAGGTAGCCGACGGCCTCCTCGTTCTGGAAATCGGTCTGCTGCACCCAGCGCACCGGCTTCTCACCGAGGACGCGGTACACGTTGCCGTACGTCCCACCCTCCACGCGGATGCTGAACTCCTTCTTGGAGCGGCGGGGACGGATGACGATGCGCTCGGGCACCTCGACGACGGTCTCGGCGCGGTGCTTCTCGACGATCTCGCCGAGAGCGAAGGTCAGCGGACGCAGTCCCTCATGCGAGATGGTCGAGATCTCGAACACGCGGAATCCGCGAGCCTCGAGGTCGGGGCGCACGAGCTCGGCGAGATCCCGCGCCTCTGGCACGTCGATCTTGTTCAGCGCGATGAGCTGCGGGCGCTCCAGAAGCGGCGTCTGCCCCTCCGGCACTTCGTAGGCGGCGAGTTCGCCGAGGATCACGTCGAGGTCGGAGATCGGGTCGCGACCGGGCTCGAGCGTCGCGCAATCGAGCACGTGCAGCAGCGCGGAGCATCGCTCGACGTGACGAAGGAACTCGAGGCCGAGGCCACGGCCTTCGCTGGCGCCCTCGACGAGACCGGGAACATCGGCGACCGTGTAGCGCGATTCGCCGGCCTGCACGACACCGAGGTTCGGGTGCAGCGTGGTGAACGGGTAGTCGGCGATCTTCGGCCGTGCGGCCGAGATGGCGCCGATCAGGCTCGACTTGCCGGCGGACGGGTAGCCGACCAGCGCGACGTCTGCCACGGTCTTGAGTTCGAGCACGACGTCGCCCTCGTACCCGGGCGTGCCGAGCAGCGCGAAGCCGGGGGCCTTGCGCTTCGGCGATGAGAGCGCGGCATTGCCGAGACCGCCCTGACCGCCGGCGGCGACGACGAAGCGCTCCCCCGGCACGATCATGTCGATCAGGACCTTGCCGTCCGGGGACTTGACGACGGTTCCGACCGGCACGGGAAGCTCGAGGGTCTCCCCCATGAACCCTGCACGGTGGTCGCCCATCCCGGGGCCGCCGTTCCCTGCGGAGCGGTGTGGCGAGTGGTGGTACGACAGCAGGGTGCCGGTCTGGGTGTCGGCGACGAGCACGACGTCTCCGCCGTCGCCGCCGTTTCCGCCGTCAGGACCGCCGAGCGGCTTGAACTTCTCGCGGTGGACCGAGACACAGCCGTTCCCGCCCTTGCCGGCGCGCAGATGCAGCGTCACGGTGTCGACGAAGCTGACCATGTCGAGTTCCCCTCAGATACACGGACGGGGCGAGCCGAAGCCCGCCCCGAACCGGATGATTATGTGTGTCGTGCTGCGATTACTCGCCGGCGACGACGATGTTGATGACCTTGCGGCCACCCTTGGCGCCGAACTGGACCGCGCCTGCGGCCAGAGCGAACAGCGTGTCGTCTCCGCCACGGCCGACGTTCACGCCGGGGTGGAAGTGCGTGCCGCGCTGGCGGACGATGATCTCGCCGGCGTTGACCTGCTGGCCACCGAAGCGCTTCACGCCGAGGCGCTGTGCGTTGGAGTCACGACCGTTACGGGTGGAGCTTGCGCCCTTTTTATGTGCCATGTCCTGGTCTCCTCGGTCTTTACTTGATGCCGGTGATCTTGACGCGCGTGAGCTCCTGGCGGTGGCCCTGACGCTTCTTGTAGCCGGTCTTGTTCTTGTACTTCTGGATGATGATCTTCGGGCCGCGGAGGTTGCCGATGACCTCAGCCGTGACCTTGACCTTCGCGAGCTTGTCAGCGTCGGTGGTCACAGAGGTGCCATCGACGAGCAGCACGGCTGCGAGCTCGATGTTCTCGCCCTGGGCAGCCTTCACACGATCGAGCTGAACGATCGTGCCGACCTCGACCTTCTCCTGCCGCCCACCGGCGCGCACTACTGCGTAAACCACTTCATACCTGTTTCGTTGGGGAGCAAATCGCTCCGAGAATCTCACGGGAAGACTGTTGCTTGCATGCACCGCGGGCGGCGGGTGCGAACGCAAGGCTCTCCACTCCGACCGACGAGGACGGGGCGGCATACGCACCAAGGGACTACTTTACCGGATGGCGGACCCTGCCGCAAAGTGAGCCGCGGGGTGTGTCCGGCCATAGGCTGACAATATGACGATACTCGTCGACGACCCGCTCTGGCCCGCCCACGGTCGACTCTGGGCGCACCTGGTCAGCGACGACAACCTGGACGAACTGCACGCTTTCGCGCGTGCGCACGATGTGCCCGCGCGCGCGTTCGACCTGGACCACTACGACGTGCCGGAGGAGATCATCCCCCGGCTCCTCACAGCCGGCGCTCAGCACGTCGGCGGCAAGGAGCTGGTGAGGCGACTGATCGCCTCAGGACTCAGGGTCCCCGCCCGCGACCGGCGCTGAGCTCTCGCCGTTCACCGACACCGGGGTTCCGGTGAGGGCAGCCGTGCTGACCCGACGACGTCCACGACCCTGACCGGGCGCCTTGGGCTCGGGGAGAGCATCCAGCACCGAGTCGAGCAGCTGTTCGGCGGGCGACTTCGGTCCGTTGCGGTCCGCTCCCCGCTTCTTGCGAGCCTTCTTGGGGCGCTCGGCCTTGGCCGGAGCCTCGGTCGCGACATCGGGGAGCTCGACCGCGACCTCAGCGACCTCGGCGTTCGGGGCGAGCGTCGAAGCGGCGATCTGCGCGAGCGCGGACTTCGCCCCCTCGGGGATGCTGTGCGTCACCGTCGCCGCGGGCGGGGCGCTCTGGTTCTGACCGCCGCCGTTGCCGTTCCCGGAGCCGCCGCGCTGGCGGCGTCCGCTCTGATTGTTCCCGTTGCCCTGGCTGCTGCCGTTGCTGCTCCCGTTGCCGTTGGAGCGGTGCTTCACGACGGGGTCGTGGTGCACGATCACACCGCGACCGGCGCAGACCTCGCAGGCCTCGCTGAAGGTCTCCAGAAGACCCAGTCCGAGCTTCTTGCGCGTCATCTGCACGAGGCCGAGCGAGGTGACCTCGGCGACCTGGTGCTTCGTGCGGTCCCGGCTGAGGCACTCGATCAGTCGACGCAGCACGAGGTCACGGTTCGACTCGAGCACCATGTCGATGAAGTCGACGACGATGATGCCGCCGATGTCGCGCAGACGCAGCTGGCGGACGATCTCCTCCGCAGCCTCGAGGTTGTTCTTGGTGACCGTCTCCTCCAGGTTGCCGCCGGAGCCGACGAACTTCCCGGTGTTGACGTCGACCACGGTCATCGCCTCGGTGCGGTCGATCACGAGCGAGCCGCCGGAGGGCAGCCAGACCTTGCGGTCGAGGGCCTTCTCGATCTGCTCGGTGATGCGGAACGCGTCGAAGGGGTCGGTCTCGTCCTCGTAGGAGTCGACACGCTCGAGCAGGTCGGGAGCGACGCTCTCGAGGTACGCGCGGATGGTGCGCTGAGCCTCTTCGCCCTGGATGAGCATCTTCGTGAAGTCCTCGTTGAAGACGTCACGGACGATCTTGACGAGCAGGTCAGGCTCGGCGTGCAGCAGCGCAGGGGCCTGCTGGTTCTCGACCTGCTTCTGGATGTGCTCCCACTGGCTGGTGAGACGCTGCACGTCGCGGGTGAGCTGGTCTTCGGTCGCGCCCTCGGCCGCGGTGCGGACGATCACGCCGGAGGACTCCGGCAGGACCTCCTTCAGGATGCGCTTGAGGCGGGCACGCTCGTTGTCGGGGAGCTTGCGGCTGATGCCGTTCATCGATCCGCCGGGCACGTACACGAGGTAGCGGCCGGGCAGCGAGATCTGACTCGTCAGACGCGCACCCTTGTGGCCGACGGGGTCCTTGGTGACCTGCACCAGCACGCGATCGCCGGGCTTCAGAGCCAGCTCGATACGGCGGGGCTGGTTGCCGGTCTCGACGCCGTCCCAGTCGACCTCGCCGGAGTACAGCACCGCGTTGCGGCCGCGACCGATGTCGACGAACGCGGCCTCCATGCTCGGCAGCACGTTCTGCACGCGACCGAGGTAGACGTTCCCGATGAGCGATGCGTCCTGGTTGCGGGCGACGTAGTGCTCGACGAGGACGCCGTCTTCCAGGACGCCGATCTGGGTGCGGCCGTTCTTGGAGCGGACGACCATCATGCGGTCGACGGACTCGCGACGGGCGAGGAACTCGGCCTCGGTCACGACCGGACGACGACGACCGGCATCGCGACCGTCACGGCGGCGCTGCTTCTTCGCCTCCAGACGCGTGGATCCCTTGATGGCCTTGGGCTCGGTGATGTACTCGACAACGCGCTGACGCGGGCGCGGCTCTTCGCGCTGGTCGTCTCCGTCGGAACCTCCGCGGCGGCGACGGCCGCGGCGAGCCGAGGTCGACTCCTCCTGCGGCTGCTCGCGATCGGCGATGCGGTCGAAGATGCGCTCGGAGCGCTCGGGGCGCGCAGGCAGCGGGACGATCGCCGGTGCGTAGAAGTGGAGCTGGGTGGAGACCTGCGAGACGAAGACCTCGGGCAGCAGACCCAGCGAGACCGCGGTGACCGGAGCAGGAGCGGCAGGCTCCTCCACCGGCGCGGGCGCCTCTGCGGCCGGAGCCTCTGCTGCCGGGATGTCCTCCGCAGGAGCCTCCTCCGCAGCGGGAGCTTCTTCAGCGGGAGCTTCTTCAGCAGGAGCTTCCTCAGCAGCAGGAGCTTCCTCCGCAGCGGGAGCGGCATTCTCCTCGACGGAGGCGCTCACCTCTTCGACGGTCGCGCCGGAATCCGCGGAGCTTTCCGCCGCTTCTTCTGACACGCCCTCGGCCTCGGGAGCCGTGGGCTCCGTCAGCTGTTCCGCGGCGTCAGCCGGGAAGTCGAGGGTAGGGGTGTTGTTGTCATTGTTCTCGTCGGCCATCTCTGGCTTGCTCCCTGCGCGGGCACTAGGTGCTCCGCGAAATCTCATGCGTCACCCGCGGGTGTCGCGAACTCATTCGGTCTGCGACCGGCTCATGGCTCTGATCGCTGGGGCATGGGGCCCCGAAGTCTGCGTCAATACGTGTGACGGCGGCGCCGCTCATCGCATCACAGGCCATTATCGCACCATGTGGCCGTGATCGTGGCATCTCGTCTCCGACTCGGTGTTTTCTCCGGTGCGTTCACGCCACATCCATAGCAGCCGCTGAGATAATCCACATATGAGCGAGCAGCGCACCCGCCCCGTCATCTATGCCGTCTGGCTGATCATCGCGAGTGTGATCGGCTGGTTCGCCGCCTTTCAACTCACGGTCGAGAAGTTCGCTCTCCTGGAGAACCCGCAAGAAGCCCTCTCCTGTGACCTGAGCCCGTTCATCCAGTGCAGCACCAACCTCCAGTCCTGGCAGGGCTCGGTGTTCGGATTCCCGAACCCGATCATGGGGCTCACCGGCTGGATGGCGCCACTGGTCGTCGGCGTCGCGATCCTGGCGGGCGCGCGCTTTCCGCGCTGGTTCTGGGCGGCATTCGGCGTGGGGATCACCTTCGCCTTCGGGCTGGTCTGCTGGCTGATCGGACAGAGCCTGTACGAGCTCTTCGTCCTGTGCCCGTGGTGCATGGTCACCTGGGCTGTGACGATCCCGACGTTCTTCGCGACGATCGTCCACCTGACCCGCAACGGCACATTCACGAGCAACGAGAGGGTGCGGGCAGGTGCCGACAAGCTCATGCCCTGGGTCCCGCTCGCGACGATCGTCGCCTATGCCTTCATCATTTTCCTCGCGCAGCTCCAGGGTCTCGACTTCCTCGGCGAGATGGCCAAGCTCCTGTTCTGATCCGCCCCTGAACGACGAAGGCCCGCCCACTTCGCAGTGGGCGGGCCTTCGTGTGAATGGGCTCAGTCGAACCAGATGCCGAGCTCGCGCGCGGCGGACTCGGGGCTGTCGGAGCCGTGCACCAGGTTCTGCTGCACCTTGAGGCCCCAGTCGCGACCGAAGTCGCCACGGATCGTTCCGGGTGCGGCGGTGGTCGGGTCGGTCGTGCCGGCGAGCGAACGGAAGCCCTCGATCACGCGGTTGCCCGCGAGACGGATGGCGACCGAGGGGCCGGACAGCATGAACTCGAGGAGAGGCTCGTAGAACGGCTTTCCCTCGTGCTCGGCGTAGTGCTCGGCGAGCAGGTCGCGATCCGGCTCCACGAGACGGATGTCGACGAGCGCATAGCCCTTCGCTTCGATGCGGGCGAGGATCGCGCCGGTCAGGCCGCGCGCGACGCCGTCGGGCTTGACGAGGACGAGGGTTTCTTCGGTGGCCATGTCATTCACTCTCTGTCTGAGTCTCTGTCGAGGGCTCGGCGGGACGTCGTGCGTCCAATCGGGCCCCTCCGATGGTGGCATACGCCCACATGCCGCCGAAAATCACGACGACAAGCAGGATGGCGGGAACGAGGATGGCGGAGAGGGCGACGATCACCTGGATCACCCATCCGGCGGTGATCGCCCAGGGTTTCGCCGCCATACCGGCGACGGCGATGCAGGCGAGCGCCAGGACGGCACCGCCCACGATCCCCCACCACTGCTCGATGCCTGCAGGCAGTGCCTTCAGGCCGAACACCGTGAGCCCGGCGAGGAACACGACGATCGCCTCGAAGCCGAGGACGATCGGCGCCAGCTTCTGCACGAGGGTGCGCGGCGGGCGAGGAGCCCGGGCGGGAGTCGCATCCGCGCTCATGCGCGCCACCCCGATTTCCAGTCCTCTTCCTCCGACAGCGCGATCGCCTCACCGGCGAGCACGACGGAGCCGGCGATGACGACCGCACGACGATCGGAGGATGCGGCCCACTCGCGGGCGGCATCCGCGGCCTCGGCCAGGGTGTGGTGCACGGTGGCGCGGCGGCCGGTCTGCTCGACGAGGTCGGCGATGGCATCCGCCTCGCTCGCCCGGTCCGAGTCAGGTGCCGTGGCGAACACGTGCGCGACGCCCGGCGCGAGCTGCGCGACGATGCCCGCCGCGTCCTTGTCGCTCAGGACGCCCAGCACCAGGCCCCACTCGTCGAAGTCGAAGCTGTCGTCCAGCGCCTGCGCGAGCGCGTGCGCACCGTGCGGGTTGTGGGCGGCATCCACGACCACCGTGGGAGCGATGCCGAGCAGCTGCAGACGTCCAGGGGACGTCGTCCCCTGCAGCCCGTCCGAGATGATGTCGCCTGCGATGCGCTGGGAGGCGCCACCGATGAGGGACTCGACCGCGGCCACCGCGAGTGCCGCGTTGTGGCCCTGATGCGCGCCGTACAGCGGCAGGTACTCCTCGGAGTACTCACCCGCGAGTCCGCGGATCGAGATGAGCTGACCGCCGACGGCGAGCTTCTGATCCGTGAGACCGAACTCCCCGCCCTCGAAGGCGATGGTCGCGTTGCGCTCGGCGGCGACGCGGCGCAGCACCTCTGCGGCCTCTGCAGGCTGCTGGGCGGAGACGACCGCCGCTCCCTCCTTGATGATCCCGGCCTTGACCTGCGCGATCTCGGTGATCGTGTCACCCAGGCGATCCGCATGGTCGATGTCGATCGGCGCGAACACCGCGACGTCGCCATCCGCGGTGTTCGTGGAGTCCCACTCCCCGCCCATGCCGACTTCGAGCACCAGCACGTCCACGGGCGCATCCGCGACCGCGACGAAGGCGAGCACCGTGAGCAACTCGAAGAACGTCAGCGGTTCTTCGCCGTCCGCCTCCAGCTCGGCGTCGACGATCCCGACGAACGGTTCGATCTCGTCCCAGGCGTCGGCGAACGCCGCATCGGCGATCGGCTCGCCGTCGATCAGGATGCGCTCAGTGAAGCGCTCCAGGTGCGGGCTCGTGAACAGTCCGGTGCGCAGCTCGTGCGCCCGCAGCAGGCTCTCGATCATGCGCGCGGTGGAGGTCTTGCCGTTCGTGCCGGTGATGTGCACGACGCGGTAGGTGCGCTGCGGATCGTCCAGATACGCCAGGATGCGCGCAGTGCGCTCCTTGCGCGGCTGCACCCACCGCTCCCCCGCGCGGCTCAGGAGAGTCTCGTAGACGGCATCCGCCCTGTCCTTGTCGCTCATGCTCCTGCTCCGATCCGGCTGACGGCGATCGTGAAGTCCTCGCGGTTGGCGTACGTCCCCTTGGGGATCACGGCCGTGAACTCGGCGAACGGCAGTTCCGCGTCGCCGCGCAGCAGCGAGTGCTCCAGGGCGAGCGTCTCCCCCGCGACCTCGGCGATCTCGAACGCGGCCGCGACGGCATCCGCATCCTCATCGCTCGCGAAGCGCAGGTCCAGACGGATGCGGTCGCTCACGTCGAAGTCCGCGTTCTTGCGGGTCTCCTGCACGGCACGGATGACGTCGCGCGCAAGGCCCTCGGCCTCCAGCTCTGGAGTCGTCTGCGTATCGAGCAGCACGAAACCGCCCGTCGGCACGATGGCGAGAGCCTCGCCCTCCGGCCGTCCGGTCGTCTCGAGCACCAGCTCGTACTCCGACGGCTCCAGCGTGATGCCCCCGGCTGTGACAACACCGTCGGTCTCGGACCAGTCGCCGGCCTTGGCCGCCTTGATCACGGTCTGCACGTTCTTACCCAGACGCGGACCTGCCGCGCGAGCGTTGACGCTCAGACGATGGTCGATGCCATACGACACCGCAGTGTCGTCGGCGAGCGGCACGAGCTCGACGGACTTCACGTTGAGCTCCTCGCGGAGGATGTCCTCGAACTGTCCGAGGGAGGCCGCGAGCGGCGAGACGACCGTGAACCGGGCGAGAGGAAGCCGCACGCGCAGCTTCTCCTTCTTGCGCAGCGCGTTGCCGACGCTCGACAGCTCGCGCACTGCATCCATCGCGTCGCGGATCTCGTCCGCTGCGGGGAACTGGGAGTCATCCGGCCAGTCCGTCAGGTGCACGCTGCGGCCACCGGTGAGTCCCTGCCAGACGCGCTCGCTGATCAGCGGTACGAGCGGCGCGGCGACACGGGTCAGCGTCTCGAGCACCGTGTACAGCGTGTCGAAGGCTTCACGGCTCTTCGGATCCTCGGTCACGCCGACCCAGAACCGATCGCGCGAGCGGCGGATGTACCAGTTCGTCAGCACCTCGGCGAAGTCACGCAGACGAGCCGCAGCGGTCGTCGAGTCGAGACCCTCGAGGTCGATGCGCACCTCGCGCACCAGATCGCCGAGCCGGGCGAGGATGTAGCGGTCGAGCACGTCGGTGGAGTCGGTGCGCCACTCGGCCTCATACCCGCCGCTGGGCTCGGTCCCTGAGCGTGTCGAAGGGTCCGACGCATTCGCATACGTCGCGAAGAAGTACCACGAGTTCCACAGCGGCAGCAGGAACTCCCGCACACCGGAGCGGATGCCCTCCTCGGTCACTGCCAGGTTGCCACCACGCAGCACCGAGCTCGACATCAGGAACCAGCGCATCGCGTCGGAACCGTCGCGGTCGAGCACCTCCGACACATCCGGATAGTTCCGCAGCGACTTCGACATCTTGTAGCCGTCACTGCCCAGGACGATGCCATGGCAGCTCACGCCCGTGAAAGCGGGGCGATCGAACAGCGCGGTCGACAGCACGTGCATCACGTAGAACCAGCCACGGGTCTGACCGATGTACTCGACGATGAAGTCGGCGGGCGCGTGCGTGTCGAACCACTCCTGGTTCTCGAACGGGTAGTGCACCTGGGCGTAGGGCATCGAACCCGAGTCGAACCACACGTCGAAGACATCTTCGATGCGACGCATCGTGCTCTTGCCCGTGGGGTCGTCGGGGTTCGGGCGCGTGAGGTCGTCGATGTACGGCCGATGCAGGTCGACCTCGCCCTCGGGGTTGCGGGGCAGCGTCCCGAAATCGCGCTCGAGGTCCTCCAGCGAGCCGTAGGCGTCGACGCGCGGGTACTCCGGGTCGTCGCTCTTCCAGATCGGGATCGGCGAACCCCAGTAGCGGTTGCGGCTGATCGACCAGTCGCGTGCGCCCTCGAGCCACTTGCCGAACTGCCCGTACTTGACGTTCTCCGGCACCCAGGTGATCTGCTCGTTGTTCGCGAGCATGTCGTCCTTGATGTCCGTCACACGGATGAACCAGCTCGACACGGCTTTGTAGATCAGAGGGTTCCGGCAGCGCCAGCAGTGCGGGTACGAGTGCTCGTAGCTCTGCAGGCGGATCAGACGTCCGTTCTCGCGGATCAGGCGCACGAGCGGAGTGTTCGCGTCCATCCAGAGCTCGCCGGCGACATCGGTGACGTTCGGGAGGAACCGTCCACCGTCGTCGAGCGACAGGATCGTGGGGATGCCTGCCGCACCCGCGACGCGCTGGTCATCCTCACCGTAGGCCGGAGCCTGGTGCACGATGCCGGTGCCGTCGCTGACCGTGACGTAGTCGTCGACCAGGATGCGCCAGGCGTTCTCGGTGCCGTAGGTCTCGGTGTCGGCGTAGTAGTCGAACAGGCGGTCGTATGTCACATCCTGCAGTTCCGCGCCACGGACCGTCGCATCGACCGCGGCGAGCGCGTCGTCGACACTCTCGTAGCCGAGGTCCTTGGAGTACCCGCCGAGCAGTTCGCGTGCGAGCAGGTAGCGGTGTGCCGATGCCTCGACCGCGGCATCCGTCGTCCCTGCCGCCTGGTGCACATCGGCCGCGCCGTTCGGACCGGCCGGCAGCACCACGTACTCGATCTCGGGCCCCACGGCGAGCGCGAGGTTGGTGGGGAGGGTCCACGGCGTGGTCGTCCACGCGAGGGCGCGCACTCCGGTGAGGCCGAGCGCCTCGGCCTTGGCCCCGGTGAGTGGGAAGGTGACCGTGACGGACGGGTCCTGGCGCATCTGGTAGACGTCGTCATCCATGCGCAGCTCGTGCGCGGACAGCGGAGTCTCGTCGCGCCAGCAGTACGGGAGCACCCTGTAGCCCTCGTAGGCGAGGCCCTTGTCGTACAGGGTCTTGAAGGCCCAGAGCACGCTCTCCATGTACCCGAGGTCGAGTGTCTTGTAGCCGCGCTCGAAGTCGACCCACCGCGCCTGGCGGGTGACGTAGTCCTGCCACTCGTGCGTGTAGGTGAGGACCGAGTCCTTGGCCTTCGCGTTGAAGACGTCGATGCCCATGGCCTCGATCTCGCTCTTCTCGGTGATGCCCAGCTGCTTCATCGCCTCGAGCTCGGCCGGAAGACCGTGGGTGTCCCACCCGAAGACCCGGTCGACCTTGTGGCCGGTCATGGTCTGGAAGCGCGGGAACACGTCCTTGGCGTACCCGGTGAGCAGGTGGCCGTAGTGGGGCAGACCGTTGGCGAAGGGAG
It encodes:
- the proB gene encoding glutamate 5-kinase — protein: MTARSRADLATASRIVVKVGSSSISGESSWRIPVLVEALAAAHARGAEVVLVSSGAIATGIPFLQLDARPTDLATQQAAAAVGQTMLVYRYQESLRPFQIVAGQVLLTTGDLENPTSRSNARRAMERLMGLRVLPIVNENDTVATQEIRFGDNDRLGALVAQLIQADALILLSDIESLYTKPPTDPGAEPIDIIAADADLSGLEFGATVVNSVGTGGAATKVSAARLAAASGIGVLVTSADLVDKALAGAEIGTWFEPAV
- the obgE gene encoding GTPase ObgE, which gives rise to MVSFVDTVTLHLRAGKGGNGCVSVHREKFKPLGGPDGGNGGDGGDVVLVADTQTGTLLSYHHSPHRSAGNGGPGMGDHRAGFMGETLELPVPVGTVVKSPDGKVLIDMIVPGERFVVAAGGQGGLGNAALSSPKRKAPGFALLGTPGYEGDVVLELKTVADVALVGYPSAGKSSLIGAISAARPKIADYPFTTLHPNLGVVQAGESRYTVADVPGLVEGASEGRGLGLEFLRHVERCSALLHVLDCATLEPGRDPISDLDVILGELAAYEVPEGQTPLLERPQLIALNKIDVPEARDLAELVRPDLEARGFRVFEISTISHEGLRPLTFALGEIVEKHRAETVVEVPERIVIRPRRSKKEFSIRVEGGTYGNVYRVLGEKPVRWVQQTDFQNEEAVGYLADRLERLGVEDELFRVGAVQGSTVVIGEADSIVFDWEPTMTSAAELMTAPRGTDPRLAPNARRTTSERRETYYERMDAKAEARAEVEAQRLAAYRGDEE
- the rpmA gene encoding 50S ribosomal protein L27 — translated: MAHKKGASSTRNGRDSNAQRLGVKRFGGQQVNAGEIIVRQRGTHFHPGVNVGRGGDDTLFALAAGAVQFGAKGGRKVINIVVAGE
- the rplU gene encoding 50S ribosomal protein L21, producing MVYAVVRAGGRQEKVEVGTIVQLDRVKAAQGENIELAAVLLVDGTSVTTDADKLAKVKVTAEVIGNLRGPKIIIQKYKNKTGYKKRQGHRQELTRVKITGIK
- a CDS encoding DUF4031 domain-containing protein is translated as MTILVDDPLWPAHGRLWAHLVSDDNLDELHAFARAHDVPARAFDLDHYDVPEEIIPRLLTAGAQHVGGKELVRRLIASGLRVPARDRR
- a CDS encoding Rne/Rng family ribonuclease, whose amino-acid sequence is MADENNDNNTPTLDFPADAAEQLTEPTAPEAEGVSEEAAESSADSGATVEEVSASVEENAAPAAEEAPAAEEAPAEEAPAEEAPAAEEAPAEDIPAAEAPAAEAPAPVEEPAAPAPVTAVSLGLLPEVFVSQVSTQLHFYAPAIVPLPARPERSERIFDRIADREQPQEESTSARRGRRRRGGSDGDDQREEPRPRQRVVEYITEPKAIKGSTRLEAKKQRRRDGRDAGRRRPVVTEAEFLARRESVDRMMVVRSKNGRTQIGVLEDGVLVEHYVARNQDASLIGNVYLGRVQNVLPSMEAAFVDIGRGRNAVLYSGEVDWDGVETGNQPRRIELALKPGDRVLVQVTKDPVGHKGARLTSQISLPGRYLVYVPGGSMNGISRKLPDNERARLKRILKEVLPESSGVIVRTAAEGATEDQLTRDVQRLTSQWEHIQKQVENQQAPALLHAEPDLLVKIVRDVFNEDFTKMLIQGEEAQRTIRAYLESVAPDLLERVDSYEDETDPFDAFRITEQIEKALDRKVWLPSGGSLVIDRTEAMTVVDVNTGKFVGSGGNLEETVTKNNLEAAEEIVRQLRLRDIGGIIVVDFIDMVLESNRDLVLRRLIECLSRDRTKHQVAEVTSLGLVQMTRKKLGLGLLETFSEACEVCAGRGVIVHHDPVVKHRSNGNGSSNGSSQGNGNNQSGRRQRGGSGNGNGGGQNQSAPPAATVTHSIPEGAKSALAQIAASTLAPNAEVAEVAVELPDVATEAPAKAERPKKARKKRGADRNGPKSPAEQLLDSVLDALPEPKAPGQGRGRRRVSTAALTGTPVSVNGESSAPVAGGDPES
- a CDS encoding vitamin K epoxide reductase family protein, which translates into the protein MSEQRTRPVIYAVWLIIASVIGWFAAFQLTVEKFALLENPQEALSCDLSPFIQCSTNLQSWQGSVFGFPNPIMGLTGWMAPLVVGVAILAGARFPRWFWAAFGVGITFAFGLVCWLIGQSLYELFVLCPWCMVTWAVTIPTFFATIVHLTRNGTFTSNERVRAGADKLMPWVPLATIVAYAFIIFLAQLQGLDFLGEMAKLLF
- the ndk gene encoding nucleoside-diphosphate kinase produces the protein MATEETLVLVKPDGVARGLTGAILARIEAKGYALVDIRLVEPDRDLLAEHYAEHEGKPFYEPLLEFMLSGPSVAIRLAGNRVIEGFRSLAGTTDPTTAAPGTIRGDFGRDWGLKVQQNLVHGSDSPESAARELGIWFD
- a CDS encoding DUF4233 domain-containing protein, whose amino-acid sequence is MSADATPARAPRPPRTLVQKLAPIVLGFEAIVVFLAGLTVFGLKALPAGIEQWWGIVGGAVLALACIAVAGMAAKPWAITAGWVIQVIVALSAILVPAILLVVVIFGGMWAYATIGGARLDARRPAEPSTETQTESE
- a CDS encoding bifunctional folylpolyglutamate synthase/dihydrofolate synthase; translation: MSDKDRADAVYETLLSRAGERWVQPRKERTARILAYLDDPQRTYRVVHITGTNGKTSTARMIESLLRAHELRTGLFTSPHLERFTERILIDGEPIADAAFADAWDEIEPFVGIVDAELEADGEEPLTFFELLTVLAFVAVADAPVDVLVLEVGMGGEWDSTNTADGDVAVFAPIDIDHADRLGDTITEIAQVKAGIIKEGAAVVSAQQPAEAAEVLRRVAAERNATIAFEGGEFGLTDQKLAVGGQLISIRGLAGEYSEEYLPLYGAHQGHNAALAVAAVESLIGGASQRIAGDIISDGLQGTTSPGRLQLLGIAPTVVVDAAHNPHGAHALAQALDDSFDFDEWGLVLGVLSDKDAAGIVAQLAPGVAHVFATAPDSDRASEADAIADLVEQTGRRATVHHTLAEAADAAREWAASSDRRAVVIAGSVVLAGEAIALSEEEDWKSGWRA